A window of the candidate division KSB1 bacterium genome harbors these coding sequences:
- a CDS encoding PIN domain-containing protein: MSDKYFLDTNIFVYAFDSTDSKKQDKANNLIKSALANHTGCVSYQVIQEFLNVATRKFVVPLSIPDCEKYLNSVLSPLCEIYSNIDLYLRSLDILERWQFSFYDSLIISAALQSKCRILYTEDLQHQEKIQDLTICNPFI; encoded by the coding sequence ATGAGCGATAAATATTTTCTCGATACGAATATATTTGTTTATGCTTTTGATTCTACTGACTCCAAGAAACAGGATAAAGCGAACAACTTAATCAAATCTGCACTTGCAAATCACACGGGTTGCGTAAGCTATCAAGTTATACAGGAATTCTTGAATGTTGCAACCCGAAAGTTTGTTGTGCCTCTTTCCATACCTGACTGTGAAAAATATCTGAATTCAGTTCTTTCCCCATTATGTGAAATCTACTCAAACATTGACCTTTATTTACGGTCATTAGATATCTTGGAGCGTTGGCAATTCTCATTCTACGATTCTCTAATCATCTCAGCAGCGCTCCAGTCTAAATGTAGGATTTTATATACTGAAGATTTACAACATCAAGAAAAGATTCAAGATTTAACTATTTGCAATCCATTTATCTGA
- a CDS encoding FAD-binding protein, with protein sequence ENPYKVPMRIYPAVHYTMGGLWVDYNLMSTIPGLYVLGEANFSDHGANRLGASALMQGLADGYFVLPYTIGDYLATIGTKGTTTDTPEFKETEAAVQTQVNKLVSIKGKKTVNEFHRELGLTIWEYVGMARNKEGLEKALQEIPKLQEEFWQNLLIPEDPANLNKNLEFAGRVADYFELAELQARDALHREESCGGHFREEHQTPEGEAKRDDDNFAYAAAWEYAPSDGEPTLHKEPLRFENVKLTQRSYK encoded by the coding sequence GAAAATCCTTACAAAGTGCCCATGCGCATTTATCCGGCGGTGCACTACACTATGGGGGGCCTCTGGGTGGATTACAATTTGATGAGCACCATTCCCGGACTCTATGTTTTAGGGGAAGCGAATTTCTCCGACCACGGCGCAAACCGGCTTGGCGCCAGCGCTTTGATGCAAGGACTGGCCGACGGCTATTTTGTTCTTCCTTATACGATTGGTGATTATCTGGCAACTATCGGCACGAAGGGTACGACGACCGATACTCCCGAATTCAAAGAAACCGAAGCAGCCGTTCAAACTCAGGTCAACAAGCTTGTTTCCATTAAGGGCAAGAAAACCGTGAATGAATTTCATCGCGAGCTGGGGCTCACCATCTGGGAATACGTCGGCATGGCAAGAAACAAAGAGGGGCTCGAAAAAGCCCTGCAGGAAATCCCAAAACTGCAGGAAGAATTCTGGCAGAACCTGCTCATTCCGGAAGATCCGGCAAACTTGAATAAAAATCTGGAATTTGCCGGACGCGTTGCCGACTACTTCGAGCTTGCGGAGCTGCAGGCCAGAGATGCCTTGCACCGCGAGGAATCGTGCGGCGGTCATTTCAGGGAAGAGCACCAAACTCCGGAAGGCGAAGCCAAACGCGACGATGATAATTTTGCTTATGCCGCAGCTTGGGAGTACGCCCCTTCGGACGGTGAGCCGACTCTGCATAAAGAGCCGCTGCGCTTTGAAAACGTGAAATTGACGCAGAGAAGTTATAAATAA